GATGGCCCGGGGACTGGCAGGTGGCCTCCACGTTGGGGACCTCGATCACCAGCCACCCCTGAGGCTCAAGCCATCCCCAGACGTGCTCCAGCACCTCGGAAGGAGAGGCCATGTGCTCCAGGGCATGGTAGAGCGTCACCATATGGCAGCTCGCCGGCGGAAGCCGGACCTCGCGTACGAAGCCGAGGTGAACCGGGATTCCCAGTTCTTCCTGCGCGTAGCCGGCGTAGCCCTCCCGCGGTTGGACCCCACGGGCATCGAAGTCGAGACGGCGCATGAGATAAACGAACTCGCCCCCTCCCGAACCCACGTCGACAATCACCGAGCCCGGTTTCAGCAGTCCCTTCAGGTGCCGGAAGCGGTGGGCGGCGACTCTGCCGGCCCGGTAGACGTGTTCCAGCGTC
The genomic region above belongs to Gemmatimonadota bacterium and contains:
- a CDS encoding methyltransferase domain-containing protein — protein: MIPQSPCDLCGAREAEDLARQDRHGKPLRTVICRKCGLVWSDPVPVEETLRKFYSEEYRLQYKGVSRPTLEHVYRAGRVAAHRFRHLKGLLKPGSVIVDVGSGGGEFVYLMRRLDFDARGVQPREGYAGYAQEELGIPVHLGFVREVRLPPASCHMVTLYHALEHMASPSEVLEHVWGWLEPQGWLVIEVPNVEATCQSPGH